The sequence GTGCATGGAAAAGGCCAGCCCGCCCGCCGCCACCAGGGCTAGCACCCGTCGTGACCAGGTACTCGAGGTTTTCATCATGATGAACTCCTTCCGCAGCGGACGCACCCTCACCCGGGCAAACGCACCGCCAGCACGTCGCACCCGGCATGGTGGACGATGGCGGACGCCGTGGAGCCGAGCAATAGACCCAGACCGTGGCGGCCGTGGGAGCCCACCACGATCAGGTCCACTTCCTGTTCCCGCGCGACCCGGATGATCTCCGCGGTGGCGCTGCCCAGCTCGATCCAGCGCCGTTGCTCCGGGATACCCAGTTGGTCCGCCAACGCCGCCAGACGGTTCCGCGCCGCGGCCACGATGCGATCGGACAGCTCGGCATCGAACGGGACCGTGGGTCCGAAGGACGAATCGAGCAGCGGCAGGTTCTCCACCACGTGGATGATGCTGAGCTCGGCCTGGTAGCGCCGCGCCAGATCACTGGCGCGGGTGGCGGCGTGGGTACCCGCTTGGGAAAAATCGGTGGCCAGCAACAGATGACGGTAAGCCATGGTCGGCCCTCCTAGGCGACTGCGGGAAACAGGGCCATCATAATCTTGATGCTCACCACGGTGTAGCCGAGGGCCAGCCCGATGCCGGCCAGCGGGGGGACCGCCAAGGCATGGCGCAAAATGGCCCCCATCACCGCCACTTGCCACAGTAGCAATAGGATGAGCAGAAGGCCGGTGAGGCCCCGGGCCTCGGGCAGCCACTGCGCCAGCCCGAGCAGGGGAAGCGCGGCGCTGGTCAGCAGGGCGTCGCAGCCCAAGAGGGCGCTGGCGGTCTTCAGCCAGCGCGACCACTTGCCGGTCAGGGCCAGCGCGGCGGCGAGGAAAAGGGTCAGGAGGCCGAGGCCGGTGATGGCTTGCAGCAAGGCGTCCAGCCAAGCGGTTTCGAGGGCCGCCAAGGCGAACCCGGCCAGCAGATCGGTCCCCGCCGCCAGTCCCAACAGCAACGGTGAACCGGGAACGTCCTGCGGCCCCTTCTTGAACAACAGGATATCCAGGAACAATCGGATCAACGGCATGCTCGACTCCTCAGTGTGGTCCTCAAGCTGGCAGGTCGGGCCCCCCTTCATGGCGCCTCGCTGGAAGTCCGCTCGATGGCCTCGCTGGCGGCCCACCAGGCCGCTTCCGCCTCCGCCAGGGCCTGTTCCAGGGCGGCCCGTTCCCGCGCCAGGGCCTCCCGTTCGGCCTTGGCTTCCGGGCGGTACAGGGCGGGGTCGGCCAAGCGCAGATCCAGGCGCTGTCGCTCGCCACTCAGCTGTTCCAAGGCCGCTTCCGCTCGCTGTAGGGCCAACTGCAAAGGACGCAGCTGCCGCCGCCGGTCCGCCTCCGCCCGGCGCCGATCCTTGCGGGACTCGACAGTGCGGGGCGGGGCGCTGGCCTCCCCGGCGCGCCGGCGGTTCAGCCAGTCCCGGTAGTCCTCCAGATCACCGGGAAACGCCTCCACACGGCCGTCCGCCACTAGCCAGAACTGATCGGCCACGGCCCGGAGCAGGTGGCGGTCGTGGGAAACCACCACCACCGCGCCCGGGTAGTCCTGGAGCGCCAGGCTCAGGGCATCGCGGGCTGGTAGATCCAGGTGGTTGGTGGGCTCGTCCAGGAGCAAGAGCTGGGGCTGCGTCAGCACCAACAAGGCCAAAGCCAGGCGCGATTTTTCCCCGCCGGAAAAGGGCCCGATCGGTTCCAGGGCGCGCTCGCCGCGAAACCCAAAGCCCCCCAGGAAGCTGCGCAAGTCCCGCTCGGTGGCCTGCGGGGCGAACCGTTGCCCGTGGCGGAGGGCGCTCTCCTCGGGCCGGAGCTGTTCCAGCTGGTGCTGGGCAAAGTAGCCAATCCTAAGCCCCTGGGCAGGGGACCGCACGCCGGCCGAGGGCGGCAGCTCCCCCGCCAGCAGCTTGACCAGGGTGGACTTGCCGGCGCCGTTGGGGCCGAGCAGGCCGACCCGGTCGCCGGGCCGGACCTGAAGGCTCAGCCCGGTGAGGACCGGCACGCCGCCATAACCGGCCGCGGCCCCTTCCAGGCACACCAAGGGCGACGGCAGCTGAGCCGGCGCCGGGAAGCAGAACTCGAAGGGGGAATCCGCCTGCGCCTGGGCGATCAACTCCATCCGTTCAAGGGTCTTCAACCGGCTCTGCACCTGGCGCGCCTTGGTCGCCTGGGCGCGAAACCGGTCGACGAAGGCGCGGATCCGGGCGATCTGCCGCTGTTGCTGCCGGCGGGCCGCTTGCTGTTGGACCAGCGCTTCCGCCCGCCGCCTTTCGAAGGCGGAATAATTGCCCGGGGAAAACGTGACGGCCTGGTTTTCGATATGGAGGACGTGGTCCACCAGCCGGTCCAGGAAGTCCCGGTCGTGGGACACCAGGAGCAAGGTGCCGGGGTAATCGGCCAGCCAGTCCTGTAGCCAGATCACCGCATCGAGGTCGAGGTGGTTGGTGGGTTCGTCCAGCAGCAGCAGGTCGGAGCGGCACATCAGGGCTTGGGCGATGTTCAGCCGCATGCGCCAGCCGCCGGACAATTCCGCCACCGGGCGCCGCTCCGCGCCCGGCGCAAAGCTGAGCCCCCGCAGCAGCCGCGCCGCCCGGGCCGGGGCCCGATAGCCATCCACTGCCTCCAAACGGGCCTGCCAGTGGGCGAGCTCAGCGCCGTGGGCCTGTTCGAGGCGCGCTTGGATCAGGCGCAGCTCGCGGTCGCCGTCCAACACGTAATCCAACGCCGAACGATCGCTGGCGGGGGTTTCCTGGGCGACGTGGGCGATCGTAAGACCGGGCGGCATGGTGAGCTCGCCGGCCTCCGCCCCGAGCTCACCCAAAAGCAACTGAAACAGGCTGGACTTGCCCGAGCCGTTGGCGCCGGTGACGCCTACCCGGGCCCCCGCCGGGATCGTCAGGGAGGCATTCTGGAACAGCAGGCGCGCGCCGCGCCGTAAGCTCACCGAACGGAAGTTGATCATCGCCGCCGGTCCTTCGGGATACCCGCTCTCCCCATGGCCAAACGGAGGATCTACGAGGCTTTCTCGATGAGCCTGTCCACTTCCTTCACGAATTCGTGCAAATCGCCGGCTTTCACCGTCGCCCGGGGGATGATTAAGGCCGCATCGATGGCCACGAAAATGAAGGCATAGCGCTTGGTCACTTCGACCCTGAGGATATCCCCCCAGCGGATCCGGGATTCGCCGGCCCGGCTGATTTCCACCAGGGCCTCGGGCTCCGAGCGCAGCGTGTAGCGACCGAGGACCTGGGCCTTTTCCTCGTCCGAATAGGTCTTGCGGATCTGTTGGCGCATTTGCCAGCGCACGAACAAGGGCGCGAGGAACCCCCAGGCCAGGGCCAACAGCCCCACGTAGATGGCCGACAGGGAATCTTGGTAGTAAAACCACAAAAACAACGCGAACACCCCCATGAGCCCCGGGATCATGCCCTGGTGCCGGCGCAGCAGCTTCTGCAGGGCTTCGGAATCACGCATTTGATGTTCGCCGTAAGCGATCAAATCCTGCTCGCGGACTTCGTATTCGATCTCAGCCATGACGTTCACGTGCTCAGCATGCCGCGCGGGAGCTCGCCGGCGGCCCTAGGGATGGGGAAGCGTTGTATTCGTTTTCGAGCCCCAGGGCGGGTGAGTCCCGGCGGCAGGGCCCGTGCCGAAGTTTACTCGGGTTGCCGGAAGCGGCGTAAACGTTTTTATCGCCGCTCGGCCGTCGCCGCCATGTGCCGCGACGAACCGAGTGGAGAAAGGCCAGGAAGCCCTTGTTCAAACCCCGTTAAGGGACCAGGGTGGACGCCGACCCGAGGTAGTCGCGGGTGATCGGCACCGGGCCGTGCTGCTTGGCCATCTGCACCTGGAACACCACCAGATCCCCGTACAGGAATTTGGCCTCGCAACCGGCTAGATAGAACTCCCAGAGGCGCGCGAACCGCTCCCCCATGCGCTTGACCACCTCTTCCCGGACCTGCTGAAACCGCCGGAACCACTCGCGCAGGGTGTAGGCGTAATGGAGGCGCCAGACTTCCAGGTCTGCCACCTGCAGCCGGGCCCGCTCCACGGCCGGCGCCAATTGGGACAGGGAGGGGAGGTGGGCGCCGGGGAACACGTGCCGGCGCATCCACGGATTGATCGCGCCGTCGGTTTGGCTGCAGCCGATGGTATGGAGCAGCGCTACCCCGTCCGGGGCCAGCAGTTGCTCCACCTGGCGGAAGAAGGCGCCATAGTTGCGCAAGCCGACGTGCTCGAACATCCCCACGCTGACGATGCGGTCGTAGCGTCCCCGGTGTTGCCGGTAGTCCTCCAGGAGAAACTGGACCCGACCGGCCAGCCCGCGTTTTTCCGCCTCTTGCCGGGCGACCCGCCATTGCTCGCCGGACAGGGTCAACCCGGTGACCTGGACCTCGGCCCGGGTGGCCAGATAGAACGCCAAACCGCCCCAGCCGCTGCCGATGTCCAAGACCTTCTGCCCCGGTTGCAGCAGGAGCTTGCGCCGGATCAGCTCACACTTGGCTTGCTGCGCCTCTTCCAGGGACAGGTCGGGGCGGGTGAAGTAGGCGCAAGAATAGAACATTTCCCGGTCCAGGAAGCGGCGGAACAGCCACTCGTCGAGGTCGTAATGCTGCTCGATCTGGCGCTGGCTGCGGGCGATGCCGTTTCTGGGCATCAGCCATCGGTACAGTAATTCCCGCAGCCTCGACCAGCCCCGCGCCTGGACCTGGCCGAAGTTGCGCACCAGCACCTGGAGGAGGGTCCTAAGGCCCTCGCCGTACTCGGTGTCCCAGCCGCGCGCCAGGTAGGTGTCGCCGAGGGCGTACTCCGGGTCGCGCAGCAATCGCGTCAGCATCGTTGGGTCGTTAACGTACCAATAGGCTTCCGGCGGTTCGGACCCGAACCTATGCCAGGTGCCATCGGGCATGCGCAGGTTGAGACAGCCGGCACGAATGTTCTTTTCGAGCGCTTTCAACAACATGGTCGTTTCTCCTCGAGAGGCGGTGGGCCCTCCTATGGCGTTAGAGTGTTCTCTCGCCGATTTCGTGCTGGCAGGCGCCCGAGCGGGGCTCGGGATGCCGGCGGGTCGAACGGTGAGGTAAAGCTACGGCTTCCGCCAGGAGAAGATAGCAGGTTACCATCGTTCCAGTGGGCGTGCCGGACCCGGCCTTGCCGCCTTTTCAGCCACATCGTGTGTGTCGAGCAAGCAGGAGGAACCCTCATGAACGGAAGAGTCGCCGTCGTTACCGGGGGCACCGGAGCCATCGGAACCGAGATCTGCAAACACCTGGGGGCTGCGGGGGCCCGGGTGGTTGCGGTGTGCCTGCCGGGCACCCCCGACTGCGTTCCCGACGCCTGGGAGGCCGCCCGCCAGCGGGACGGCTACCAGATGAAAGTGTACGGCTGCGACCTGGCGGATTTCGAGCAGACCGCCGCCGTATTCGCCCGTATCGAACAGGACATCGGGCCGGTGGACATCCTTGTCAACGCCGCCGGCATTACCCGCGACGCGACGCTGCGCAAGATGACCCCGGACCAATGGCGGGCGGTCATCGCGGCCAACCTGGACAGCGTCTACAGCACCACCCGCTGCGTGTTCGGCGGCATGATGGACCGCGGCTTCGGCCGCATCATCAACATTTCTTCGGTGAACGGCCAGAAGGGACAGTTCGGTCAGGCCAACTACGCCGCCAGCAAGGCCGGCATCCACGGCTTCACCATGTCCATCGCCCGGGAAGGGGCGCGCAAGGGCGTCACCGCCAACACCGTGTCGCCGGGCTACATTGAGTCGCCCATGATCATGGCGGTGCCGGAAGAACACCGCGCCAAGATCATGGCGGAAATCCCCGTAGGCCGCTTCGGCCGCCCGGAGGAGATCGGCCGGGTGGTGGCCTTCCTGGCGGCGGAGGAATCGGGCTTCATCACCGGCGCGGACATTTCGGTCAACGGCGGCCAACACATGGGATGACCACGGGGTTTCCGAAGCTGCGCCGATGGCTAATGAGCGCATCATCAAGAAATATCCTAACCGCCGTCTGTACGACCCGGCCATCAGCGCCTATGTGACGCTCAAGGACATCCGCCGGCTGGTCCGGGAGGGCGTCAAGTTCCGGGTGGTGGATGCCAAGACCGACGAGGACATCACCCGCAGCATCCTACTCCAGGTCATCCTGGAACAGGAGGAACAGGGGCGGCCGATCTTCACCCAGGAGGTGCTGGAACAGATCATCCGCACCTACGGCGATGCCATGCAAGACTTTATGATGAGCTATCTGCAGCAGACCATGGCAGTCTTCCTGCAGCAACAGCAGCTCCTGCAGGAGCAGATGACCCGCCTCCTGGAGACGGGACCCTTGTCGGTTTTCGGCGATTTGGCCCGGCAGAACCTTAAGCTGTGGCAGTCCATGCAGGAGGCGTTCTTGCAAAGGCAGGACCCGACCGGACCGCGGGACGGCCAGCGCGCCAAGCCTAAGCCGGAATAGCACCTCGGTGTCGACCTCGCGCCCAGCGGCGGGATCCCGGGAACCCGTCGGGAGGTCCAAGGGACTGTTACCGGATGGTTCGGGATGAAAGTTGTCGTTCAAGCTCGCAACAGGAGTTTTCCACCATGAGGCAGACAGGGATTACCACCATGGCGTTGGTTTTGGCGTTGGGGATGGCCGTCGGGTCTGGAGAGGCCAGGGAAAACCACCAGCAGGAGGCCGTGACCCATACCCAGGCGGCCATACAACACGGCGGGATGGGCCATGCCGGGATCTTGGTCCAGCACGCCGAGGCGGCCCTGAAACACGCGGAACTGGCGGAGAAGGACAAGCCGAGCGCCCACCTTCAGCAAGGCATCACTCAACTTAAGGCCGCCATCGACGAAGGCAAGATGGACAACGCCAAGGTCGCCACCGATCACGCGAAGCAGGCCCTCGAGCATCTGCAGAAGGCACCCTAGCAGAGTTTGGGCGCGACGCCACCCGGGGGTGGCAGGCGCGTTCCCCCGGTTTGGCGCCGGGCGGATTCCCGCTGCCGGCCTTAATACGCGGACATCTGTCATGGAATATACATAAAGTCCCGGTAAGTTGTCTGCCCTACCCAAAAATGCAAGATACCGGTAATATTCAAGCAGGGATGCTTGAAAACCTATCGGTTCGAACAATTCCTTGGGTATCCTGCCGCATCCCGGTTACGGTTCCGCATCGCCCGACGATGCCGGTCGCGCTTTGAGCAACGGAACACGAGAAAAACATGAAGGCACTGTTCGTCTGCGGATCGTTGAATCAAACCAAGATGATGCACAAGATTGCGCAGCACCTGCCGCAATTCGATGCCTATTTCACGCCGTTCTTTTGCGATGGCCTAGGGCGACTGGTGCAGCGCTCCGGGGCGCTGGACTTCACCGTGCTCGGCGGACGTTTTTTGCGTCAGACCCTGCAATATCTCACCCAACAGGGGGTGGCCTTTGATTTCGAGGGTCGCCGGGGGCCTTACGACTTGGTGGTCACCTGCAGCGACTTAATCGTGCCGCGGCGGATCCGGAGGGCCAAGCTGGTCCTGGTGCAGGAAGGCATGACCGACCCGGAGAACCTGTCCTACCACCTGGTCAAGGCGCTTAGGTTGCCGCGCTGGTTGGCGCAAACCTCCACCACCGGCCTGTCCGACCTTTACGACATCTTCTGCGTGGCTTCGGAAGGCTACCGTGATCTGTTCATCCGCAAGGGGGTACGCCCCGAGAAAATCCGAGTCACCGGCATCCCCAATTTCGACGATTGCCACTCCTACCTGAACAATGACTTCCCCCATCGGGACTACGTGTTGGTGGCCACCTCGGACATGCGGGAAACCTTTAAGTATGAGAATCGCCGCAAGTTTATTGAGAAGGCCCGGCGGATCGCCGACGGCCGGCCGCTGATCTTCAAGTTCCACCCCAACGAGGATCCCCACCGGGCCAGCGCCGAGGTGGAGCGCTATGCCCCGGAGGCGCTGTACTTCAGCGATGCCAACACCGACCACATGATCGCCAACTGTCAGGCCCTGGTCACCCGCTATTCGTCGGTGGTGTACGTGGCGATCGCCCTGGACAAGGAAGTCCATTCCGATTTGCCCCATCGGGAACTGAAGCGCCTGATGCCGGTGCAAAACGGCGGGACCTCGGCGCTCAACATCGCCCGGGAATGCTTGAAACTGTTCGGCGAGGATCCGGAAAGGCTGGCCCCGAGCCCACCGCCGAACTGGAGTGCCGCCCTGGGCGAACGCCGTTCGGCCCGGCAGGGAGTCCCCCATTGAGCAACGGGATCCTCATCGTGGTGCAGGCGCGGATGGCTTCCACCCGCCTGCCCGGCAAGGTACTGAAGGATCTTTGCGGCCGGCCGCTCCTGGAGCGCATGCTGGAGCGGCTGGCCCGGATCCGCACCCCCGCCCGAATCGTGGTAGCCACCACCACCGACCCCGAGGACGATGCCATCGCCGCCCTCTGTCGCCAACTCGCCGTGGACCTGTTCCGCGGCCATCCGACCGACCTCCTGGACCGCCACTATCGCGCCGGGTGCGCCTTCGGGGCCGAGGCGGTGGCCAAGATCCCGTCCGACTGCCCGCTGATCGACCCGGCGGTGGTGGACCGGGTGCTGGACCGCTACGCCCAGGGCGACTGCGACTATGCCAGTAACCTGCACCCGGCCTCGTTCCCCGACGGCAACGACGTGGAAGTGATGAGCCGCGCGGCCCTGGAGGTCGCCTGGCGGGAAGCCACCCTGCCCATGGAGCGGGAGCACACCACCCCTTTCATCTGGGAACGGCCGGAGCGGTTCCGCCTCGCCAACGTGCTTTGGGATAGCGACGCTGGGCCGGATTCCCCGGGGCGAGACTATTCGCTCTCCCACCGCTGGACCATCGATTACCCAGAGGATTACCAATTCATCCGACGGGTGTTCGAGGAACTCTATCCGACTCAGCCGGACTTCGGCATCGACGACATTCTCGCCCTGTTGCAGCGGAAGCCGGAGATCGCCGCCATCAACGCCCGCTACGCGGGGGTCAACTGGTACCGTCATCATCTCCACGAGCTGAAGACGGTCGACGCCCGCCATACGCGCTTGCTTTAACCCCAAAGACAGCGAAGGCTCGGCCAGCATGACGGAAGCGGAGGAAGTCCAATTGCAAGAGCTGGCGCACCGGGTGCGGCAGCACGTGGTGCGCATGGCCACCGATGGCGGTTGCTTCATCGGCGCCTCGCTGTCCTGTGTCGACCTGCTCGCCTACCTTTATAGCCGCTGGTTGGACGTGGGGCCGGACAGGCTGAAGGACCCCAGCCGCGACTACCTGCTGTTGTCCAAAGGCCACGATGTGCCGGCCCTGTATGGCCTGTTCGTGGAGCTGGGCTTCCTGGAGCGATCGCGCTTGGCCCGCCACTTGAAGACCGACGACCATATCTATTGGCACCCCAATCGCAACATCCCCGGCGTCGAATTCCACTCGGGCTCGCTTGGCCACCTCTTGAGCGTCGGCCTGGGCATCGCCCTTGACATCAAGCTCCGGGCCGATAAGGGGCGCGTGGTGGTGATCCTGGGCGACGGGGAGCTGAACGAGGGTTCGGTGTGGGAAGCCGTCCTGGTGGCCGGCGCGAAGCAGCTGGACAATCTGGTGGCGGTGGTGGACCGCAACGGCTTTCAAGCCAATCTGGCCACCGAACAGCTGCTTCCCTTGGAGCCCTTGACGGACAAGTTCACCGCTTTCGGGTGGGAAACGGTGCGCCTGGACGGCCACGATTTCCAGGCCCTAGAGCGGGGCTTCGCGGAGATCCCACGGCGGGTCGGCAAACCCACGGCGGTGGTCGCCGACACCGTGCGCGGTCAAGGTTTGCCCAGCCTGGCGGGCCGCGCCGACCGGTGGTTCTGCAATTTCTCCCCAGCGGAGGTCGACATGTTGCTCCAGGAACTGGAGGGCACCCGTCGCGCCGTCCTCGAGAGCGACGTCATCGTGGCGCGCTGAGGCAGCCGCTTTAGCCGCCCGCGCTTTGACCCATGGGAATCCCGCCGTGCAAACCTACGAAGACCGTCTGGGCGCGCTGATCGAAGCCGATGAGCGCTTCATGGTGCTGACCGCGGAAAACCGTTCCGCGATTCGCCAGCTTCCTTCCCGCATTGGCGCGCGGTTTATTGACTTCGGTATCTGCGAGCAAACCATGATCGGAGCCGCCGCCGGCCTCGCCCTGCGCGGGCGCGTGCCCGTGGTGCACGCCCTCGCGACCTTCCTGACCCTGCGCGCCTTCGAGTTCATCCGCACCGACGTGGGGTTGGGGCAATTGCCGGTGAAGCTGGTCGGCACCTTCGCCGGCTTCGCCTCGGAAGCCAACGGCCCCACCCACCAATCCCTGGAGGACATTGCCGTGATGCGGGGCATTCCGGGGATGAAGGTATGGTGCCCGGCCGACCAGGAGGATCTCCTTATGGGCCTGGAGGCAGTGCTCTACGACCCCGCCCCCTGTTACATCCGCTACAATGCCGAGCCCGCGAAGGTCCGACACGAGCAGCCACTCTGCATCGGCCGCGCCGAGGTATGGCGGGAAGGCCAGGATGTCACCCTCATCACCTATGGCCTTCTGTTCGGCGAGTGCCTCACGGCCGCCTCCCTGCTGGCCGAGGCCGGATGGTCGGTGGGACTGGTGAACATGCGCATGCTGAAGCCCGCCGATAGCGAGGCCATTGTGGCGGCCGCCCGCCGCGGCGGCTGGCTGGTCACCGTCGAGGATCACTTCAAGACCGGCGGGCTTTACTCCATCGTGACCGAAACCCTGGTCGAGCACGGTGTTGCGGCACCGGTACTGCCCTTGGCCTTCGACGAGCGCTGGTTCAAGCCGGCCTTGCTGGCCGACGTGCTCGCCTTCGAAGGCTTCACCGGAGCCGCCATCGCCGCGCGGATCCAAGACCGGCTGCGTCAATCCAAGAGCTGAACGCCCATGCCCAACCGAGTGCAACTCAATCCCGACCTTCCGGACATCACCGAGTCCAATGCCCTGTGGCGCCGCGCCCAGGGCTTGATTCCCGCCGGCACGCAAACCCTCGCCAAGGGTCCCACCCAGTTTTCCAATGGCATCGCGCCTAAGTACCTGCGCCGCGGTCAGGGCGCTCGGGTGTGGGATGTGGACGGCAACGAATACTTGGACTACAACATGGGCATCGGCCCCATCGTGCTGGGTTACTGCCACCCGGTGGTGGACGAGGCGATCCGACGCCAGCTGCGGGATGGCATCACCTTTTCGCTGATGCACCCGTTGGAAGTGGAACTCGCCGAGCTCATGCGCGACTGCGTCCCCAACGTGGAGGCGGTGCGCTTTTCCAAGACCGGCTGCGACGTGACCAGCGCCGCGG is a genomic window of Candidatus Methylocalor cossyra containing:
- a CDS encoding universal stress protein, whose protein sequence is MAYRHLLLATDFSQAGTHAATRASDLARRYQAELSIIHVVENLPLLDSSFGPTVPFDAELSDRIVAAARNRLAALADQLGIPEQRRWIELGSATAEIIRVAREQEVDLIVVGSHGRHGLGLLLGSTASAIVHHAGCDVLAVRLPG
- a CDS encoding ABC-F family ATP-binding cassette domain-containing protein, with amino-acid sequence MINFRSVSLRRGARLLFQNASLTIPAGARVGVTGANGSGKSSLFQLLLGELGAEAGELTMPPGLTIAHVAQETPASDRSALDYVLDGDRELRLIQARLEQAHGAELAHWQARLEAVDGYRAPARAARLLRGLSFAPGAERRPVAELSGGWRMRLNIAQALMCRSDLLLLDEPTNHLDLDAVIWLQDWLADYPGTLLLVSHDRDFLDRLVDHVLHIENQAVTFSPGNYSAFERRRAEALVQQQAARRQQQRQIARIRAFVDRFRAQATKARQVQSRLKTLERMELIAQAQADSPFEFCFPAPAQLPSPLVCLEGAAAGYGGVPVLTGLSLQVRPGDRVGLLGPNGAGKSTLVKLLAGELPPSAGVRSPAQGLRIGYFAQHQLEQLRPEESALRHGQRFAPQATERDLRSFLGGFGFRGERALEPIGPFSGGEKSRLALALLVLTQPQLLLLDEPTNHLDLPARDALSLALQDYPGAVVVVSHDRHLLRAVADQFWLVADGRVEAFPGDLEDYRDWLNRRRAGEASAPPRTVESRKDRRRAEADRRRQLRPLQLALQRAEAALEQLSGERQRLDLRLADPALYRPEAKAEREALARERAALEQALAEAEAAWWAASEAIERTSSEAP
- a CDS encoding YcxB family protein, with protein sequence MAEIEYEVREQDLIAYGEHQMRDSEALQKLLRRHQGMIPGLMGVFALFLWFYYQDSLSAIYVGLLALAWGFLAPLFVRWQMRQQIRKTYSDEEKAQVLGRYTLRSEPEALVEISRAGESRIRWGDILRVEVTKRYAFIFVAIDAALIIPRATVKAGDLHEFVKEVDRLIEKAS
- a CDS encoding cyclopropane-fatty-acyl-phospholipid synthase family protein, which translates into the protein MLLKALEKNIRAGCLNLRMPDGTWHRFGSEPPEAYWYVNDPTMLTRLLRDPEYALGDTYLARGWDTEYGEGLRTLLQVLVRNFGQVQARGWSRLRELLYRWLMPRNGIARSQRQIEQHYDLDEWLFRRFLDREMFYSCAYFTRPDLSLEEAQQAKCELIRRKLLLQPGQKVLDIGSGWGGLAFYLATRAEVQVTGLTLSGEQWRVARQEAEKRGLAGRVQFLLEDYRQHRGRYDRIVSVGMFEHVGLRNYGAFFRQVEQLLAPDGVALLHTIGCSQTDGAINPWMRRHVFPGAHLPSLSQLAPAVERARLQVADLEVWRLHYAYTLREWFRRFQQVREEVVKRMGERFARLWEFYLAGCEAKFLYGDLVVFQVQMAKQHGPVPITRDYLGSASTLVP
- the phbB gene encoding acetoacetyl-CoA reductase, with protein sequence MNGRVAVVTGGTGAIGTEICKHLGAAGARVVAVCLPGTPDCVPDAWEAARQRDGYQMKVYGCDLADFEQTAAVFARIEQDIGPVDILVNAAGITRDATLRKMTPDQWRAVIAANLDSVYSTTRCVFGGMMDRGFGRIINISSVNGQKGQFGQANYAASKAGIHGFTMSIAREGARKGVTANTVSPGYIESPMIMAVPEEHRAKIMAEIPVGRFGRPEEIGRVVAFLAAEESGFITGADISVNGGQHMG
- the phaR gene encoding polyhydroxyalkanoate synthesis repressor PhaR, coding for MANERIIKKYPNRRLYDPAISAYVTLKDIRRLVREGVKFRVVDAKTDEDITRSILLQVILEQEEQGRPIFTQEVLEQIIRTYGDAMQDFMMSYLQQTMAVFLQQQQLLQEQMTRLLETGPLSVFGDLARQNLKLWQSMQEAFLQRQDPTGPRDGQRAKPKPE
- the smbP gene encoding small metal-binding protein SmbP is translated as MALVLALGMAVGSGEARENHQQEAVTHTQAAIQHGGMGHAGILVQHAEAALKHAELAEKDKPSAHLQQGITQLKAAIDEGKMDNAKVATDHAKQALEHLQKAP
- a CDS encoding glycosyltransferase family protein: MSNGILIVVQARMASTRLPGKVLKDLCGRPLLERMLERLARIRTPARIVVATTTDPEDDAIAALCRQLAVDLFRGHPTDLLDRHYRAGCAFGAEAVAKIPSDCPLIDPAVVDRVLDRYAQGDCDYASNLHPASFPDGNDVEVMSRAALEVAWREATLPMEREHTTPFIWERPERFRLANVLWDSDAGPDSPGRDYSLSHRWTIDYPEDYQFIRRVFEELYPTQPDFGIDDILALLQRKPEIAAINARYAGVNWYRHHLHELKTVDARHTRLL
- a CDS encoding transketolase, with the translated sequence MTEAEEVQLQELAHRVRQHVVRMATDGGCFIGASLSCVDLLAYLYSRWLDVGPDRLKDPSRDYLLLSKGHDVPALYGLFVELGFLERSRLARHLKTDDHIYWHPNRNIPGVEFHSGSLGHLLSVGLGIALDIKLRADKGRVVVILGDGELNEGSVWEAVLVAGAKQLDNLVAVVDRNGFQANLATEQLLPLEPLTDKFTAFGWETVRLDGHDFQALERGFAEIPRRVGKPTAVVADTVRGQGLPSLAGRADRWFCNFSPAEVDMLLQELEGTRRAVLESDVIVAR
- a CDS encoding transketolase family protein, with product MQTYEDRLGALIEADERFMVLTAENRSAIRQLPSRIGARFIDFGICEQTMIGAAAGLALRGRVPVVHALATFLTLRAFEFIRTDVGLGQLPVKLVGTFAGFASEANGPTHQSLEDIAVMRGIPGMKVWCPADQEDLLMGLEAVLYDPAPCYIRYNAEPAKVRHEQPLCIGRAEVWREGQDVTLITYGLLFGECLTAASLLAEAGWSVGLVNMRMLKPADSEAIVAAARRGGWLVTVEDHFKTGGLYSIVTETLVEHGVAAPVLPLAFDERWFKPALLADVLAFEGFTGAAIAARIQDRLRQSKS